A window of Eubacteriaceae bacterium ES3 contains these coding sequences:
- a CDS encoding phosphoribosylaminoimidazolesuccinocarboxamide synthase, which translates to MEKLEQLYEGKAKKVFKTDHPDEFIIEYKDDATAFNGEKKGSIGGKGIINNKMTAVIFTMLEEEGIKTHFIKLLSDKEQVVKAVTIFPLEVIIRNTAAGSICKRLGLTEGQKLESPIFEFCYKNDDYGDPVINDYHAIAMKLATKEEIEVIREMTFKINDILIAYFLEKGINLIDFKIEFGKTNDGEIVLADEISPDTCRFWDVKTGEKLDKDRFRRDLGNIEEAYEEMLKRIER; encoded by the coding sequence ATGGAAAAATTAGAACAACTTTATGAAGGAAAAGCTAAAAAAGTATTTAAAACCGATCATCCTGACGAATTCATTATAGAATATAAAGATGACGCAACAGCATTTAATGGTGAAAAAAAGGGAAGTATCGGCGGTAAAGGAATTATTAATAATAAAATGACTGCTGTAATTTTCACAATGCTCGAAGAAGAAGGCATCAAAACACATTTTATTAAACTTTTATCAGATAAAGAGCAAGTAGTTAAAGCTGTAACCATTTTCCCCCTGGAAGTAATTATCCGAAACACTGCAGCGGGGTCGATCTGCAAAAGACTTGGACTGACAGAAGGTCAAAAACTTGAATCTCCAATTTTTGAATTCTGTTATAAAAATGATGATTATGGTGATCCTGTTATCAACGATTATCATGCTATTGCAATGAAGTTAGCAACTAAAGAGGAAATAGAAGTAATTCGTGAAATGACTTTTAAGATTAATGATATTTTAATTGCATATTTCCTCGAAAAAGGCATTAACCTCATTGATTTTAAAATTGAATTTGGAAAAACAAACGATGGCGAAATTGTTTTAGCTGATGAAATTTCTCCAGACACTTGTCGATTTTGGGACGTTAAGACTGGTGAAAAACTGGATAAGGATAGATTCCGACGAGACCTTGGTAACATTGAAGAAGCTTATGAAGAAATGCTCAAACGTATAGAGCGCTAA
- the purF gene encoding amidophosphoribosyltransferase, whose amino-acid sequence MINDKFHDECGIMGAYLSSNKHNCSSYLYYGLYALQHRGQESAGISVNKEGKIQSHKDVGLVSDVFKGDVLKQLKGNIGIGHVRYSTSGEDGVTNAQPLTVNHSSGQIALAHNGNLINDGALRNMLEDSGVVFQTTIDTEVMVNILARGLRHGMIEAIQRMVEILKGAYAVVITVGDKLVGIRDPFGLRPLCLGKKDDDYFLASESCALDAIGAELVRDIEPGEIIVIDDNGLTSYGQNNWVKKKACIFEQIYFARPDSIMDETSVYAARHKAGEILAKESPVEADIVIGVPDSGVPAAIGYAEASGIPYGVGLIKNKYIGRTFIQPNQQLREEGVRIKLNPLRDTIEGKRVVIIDDSIVRGTTSKRLVAILRQAGAKEVHFRVTSPPVSHTCHFGIDTPRRKYLIGAKKSVEEIRQILEADTLAYISLEGLTESVGGRTTFCRACFDGEYPMEVPVLKSNE is encoded by the coding sequence ATGATAAATGATAAATTTCATGATGAATGCGGAATCATGGGGGCTTACCTGAGTTCAAACAAACATAATTGTTCATCTTACCTGTATTATGGCTTGTATGCACTTCAGCACCGTGGTCAGGAAAGTGCTGGAATTTCTGTTAATAAAGAAGGAAAAATCCAGTCTCATAAAGATGTGGGACTGGTTTCTGATGTGTTTAAAGGAGATGTCCTTAAACAATTAAAAGGAAATATCGGTATTGGTCATGTACGTTACTCTACATCTGGTGAAGACGGCGTCACTAATGCTCAACCATTGACCGTAAATCATAGCAGCGGACAGATTGCTCTTGCACATAATGGTAATCTGATAAATGATGGTGCTTTAAGAAATATGCTGGAAGATTCCGGCGTTGTTTTTCAAACGACAATTGACACTGAAGTAATGGTCAATATCCTGGCTAGAGGTCTTAGACATGGTATGATTGAAGCTATTCAGCGAATGGTGGAAATCCTTAAAGGGGCCTATGCAGTTGTTATTACTGTTGGCGATAAGCTCGTTGGAATTAGAGATCCATTTGGTTTAAGACCTTTATGTCTTGGTAAAAAAGACGATGACTATTTTCTGGCATCTGAAAGTTGTGCCTTAGATGCTATCGGTGCTGAGCTGGTTCGTGATATTGAACCAGGAGAAATCATTGTGATTGACGATAATGGCTTAACAAGTTATGGACAAAACAATTGGGTTAAGAAAAAAGCATGTATTTTTGAACAGATTTATTTTGCCCGACCGGACTCAATCATGGATGAAACCAGCGTTTATGCTGCTCGACATAAAGCTGGGGAAATACTTGCCAAAGAAAGTCCTGTCGAAGCTGATATTGTGATTGGTGTCCCAGATTCAGGAGTTCCTGCTGCGATTGGTTACGCGGAAGCGTCTGGAATACCCTATGGTGTCGGCCTGATAAAAAACAAATACATAGGTCGAACCTTCATCCAACCTAATCAACAACTTCGTGAAGAAGGTGTGCGTATTAAACTCAATCCATTGCGAGATACAATTGAAGGTAAACGAGTTGTTATCATTGACGATTCTATTGTTCGTGGAACAACTTCAAAAAGGCTTGTCGCCATTCTTAGACAAGCTGGTGCCAAAGAAGTTCATTTTAGAGTGACTAGTCCTCCAGTTTCTCATACATGTCATTTTGGAATTGATACCCCAAGACGAAAGTACCTGATCGGCGCTAAAAAATCAGTTGAAGAAATTAGACAAATTCTGGAAGCCGATACATTAGCTTATATCTCACTTGAAGGACTTACAGAATCCGTAGGTGGACGAACTACTTTCTGTCGGGCATGCTTTGATGGCGAGTATCCAATGGAAGTTCCAGTGCTAAAGTCAAATGAATAG
- the purE gene encoding 5-(carboxyamino)imidazole ribonucleotide mutase — protein MKTPKVAVIMGSDSDFDVVKKCLIALERFGVEFDVQVISAHRNPKKIFNYAETAEENGIELFIAAAGKAAHLPGVIAGITPLPVIGIPIQTSFQGGLDSLLSIVQMPSGVPVATVAVNGAENAGILAAQMLSIKYPEIREKMKAYKILLNDEVIAKNEKIQGIL, from the coding sequence ATGAAAACACCAAAAGTAGCTGTTATTATGGGTAGCGACTCAGATTTTGATGTCGTAAAAAAATGTCTAATTGCTTTAGAACGATTTGGAGTAGAGTTTGATGTCCAGGTAATTTCAGCACATCGAAATCCTAAAAAGATTTTTAATTACGCTGAGACTGCAGAGGAAAATGGAATTGAACTGTTTATTGCCGCTGCCGGAAAAGCCGCACACCTGCCCGGCGTCATTGCAGGTATCACACCACTCCCAGTCATCGGAATACCAATTCAGACATCATTTCAGGGTGGATTAGATTCCTTGCTGTCCATTGTTCAAATGCCTTCTGGCGTACCAGTTGCAACGGTTGCTGTCAATGGAGCTGAAAATGCTGGAATACTGGCAGCTCAAATGCTATCTATTAAATATCCAGAAATTCGCGAAAAAATGAAAGCATATAAAATTCTTCTAAATGATGAAGTAATCGCTAAAAACGAGAAAATCCAGGGAATCCTGTAA
- the purM gene encoding phosphoribosylformylglycinamidine cyclo-ligase — protein sequence MDKTQAYRSAGVDVEAGYESVKLMKDDVQRTFNKQVLSHLGGFGGLFELPEGYQKPVLVSGTDGVGTKLKLAFMMDKHDTIGIDCVAMCVNDILCQGAAPLFFLDYIACGKNYPEKIAAIVKGISEGCIQGDMALIGGETAEMPGMYDEDEYDLAGFAVGVVEKEKIITGQKIKETDILIGLPSSGVHSNGFSLVRKVLLNDLKLDVHSYVDELGMKLGEALLTPTRIYVKSVKNLLDTGAISGMCHVTGGGFYENIPRMIPDGLCAKINVQAIKPLPIFDYIQKSGEITDESMYATFNMGIGLVLAAASDKADTIIETLKANGEKPVVLGEIISGEQKICL from the coding sequence ATGGATAAAACTCAAGCTTACCGCTCAGCTGGTGTAGATGTTGAAGCTGGTTATGAATCAGTAAAATTGATGAAAGATGATGTACAGAGAACCTTTAATAAACAGGTTCTCTCCCATTTAGGTGGTTTTGGTGGTTTATTTGAACTGCCTGAAGGCTATCAGAAGCCAGTACTGGTATCTGGAACAGATGGAGTTGGAACAAAACTTAAACTAGCTTTCATGATGGATAAACACGACACAATAGGAATTGATTGTGTTGCCATGTGTGTAAATGATATATTGTGCCAGGGAGCAGCCCCACTTTTTTTTCTTGATTACATTGCATGTGGAAAAAATTATCCTGAAAAAATAGCTGCTATTGTTAAAGGTATCAGTGAAGGTTGTATTCAGGGAGATATGGCATTAATTGGTGGAGAAACTGCAGAAATGCCAGGTATGTACGATGAAGATGAATATGATCTCGCTGGCTTTGCTGTTGGCGTTGTTGAAAAAGAAAAAATAATAACTGGTCAAAAGATAAAAGAGACAGATATTCTTATTGGCCTTCCTTCTTCTGGAGTTCATAGTAATGGGTTTTCACTGGTTCGAAAAGTTCTCCTTAATGATTTAAAACTCGATGTTCACTCATATGTAGATGAGCTGGGAATGAAATTGGGCGAAGCCTTATTAACACCAACTCGGATTTATGTTAAGTCAGTCAAAAATCTATTGGACACTGGAGCAATAAGTGGGATGTGTCATGTTACAGGTGGTGGTTTTTATGAAAACATTCCACGAATGATCCCAGACGGTTTATGTGCAAAAATTAATGTCCAGGCAATTAAGCCATTGCCAATTTTTGATTATATCCAAAAATCTGGTGAAATTACAGATGAGTCCATGTATGCTACTTTTAATATGGGAATTGGTCTCGTTCTTGCAGCAGCGTCTGACAAAGCAGATACTATTATTGAAACACTCAAAGCAAACGGCGAAAAACCTGTAGTTTTAGGTGAAATCATATCTGGGGAACAAAAAATATGTCTTTAA
- the purH gene encoding bifunctional phosphoribosylaminoimidazolecarboxamide formyltransferase/IMP cyclohydrolase → MRALISVSDKTGIVEFAKKLEAMGFDILSTGGTLKVLSEAGLKVIAVSDVTGFPECLDGRVKTLHPKIHGGILGIRDNKEHQRQMLELEITPIDLLIINLYPFKNTILKESVAFEEAIENIDIGGPTMLRSAAKNFNDVTVIIDPNDYQLVLEELKNQGKTSLATRYRLALKVFETTANYDTMISDYLRKRLDEDKLSDTITMTFEKVQDLRYGENPHQKAAFYREIVPVKGALTMAKQIQGKELSYNNINDTNGALEILKEYGEIPTIVAVKHANPCGIASDESIYTAYRKAHDADPVSIFGGIVVSNRSIDGETAKEMIKTFLEVIVAPSYTDEALQVFTQKNNLRILELADITSNEPGYEVKKVLGGLLVQERDTKLVDEITVVTLREPSQSEMDDLMFAWKAVKNTKSNAISLAKDKCLIANGPGQVNRIGALENAIRQAGEQVKGAVMASDAFFPFDDCVKAAASAGITAIIQPGGAGRDEDSIKACNEAGIAMVFTGMRHFKHS, encoded by the coding sequence ATGAGAGCATTAATAAGTGTATCGGATAAGACGGGTATCGTCGAGTTTGCCAAAAAACTGGAAGCAATGGGTTTTGATATTCTTTCCACGGGTGGAACTTTAAAAGTTTTGTCTGAAGCCGGCTTAAAAGTTATAGCAGTGTCAGATGTTACAGGATTTCCAGAATGTCTGGATGGCCGGGTAAAAACTTTACATCCGAAAATACATGGCGGTATCTTAGGTATTCGTGATAATAAAGAACATCAGAGACAGATGTTGGAACTTGAAATCACCCCCATTGATTTACTTATCATTAACCTTTATCCTTTTAAAAACACCATTTTAAAAGAAAGTGTAGCTTTCGAAGAAGCCATTGAAAATATCGATATTGGTGGTCCTACTATGCTTCGATCTGCAGCGAAAAATTTTAATGATGTCACAGTAATTATTGACCCTAATGATTATCAGCTCGTTCTTGAAGAGCTCAAAAATCAAGGCAAAACGAGTTTAGCTACCCGATATCGTCTTGCGTTAAAAGTATTTGAAACAACTGCGAATTATGATACGATGATTTCAGATTATTTGCGCAAAAGATTGGACGAAGATAAGCTTTCTGATACAATCACAATGACATTTGAGAAGGTTCAGGATCTAAGATATGGAGAAAATCCCCATCAAAAAGCTGCTTTTTATAGAGAAATAGTTCCTGTAAAAGGCGCTCTTACAATGGCTAAACAAATACAGGGGAAAGAATTATCATATAATAACATTAATGATACTAATGGCGCACTTGAAATTTTAAAAGAATATGGAGAAATTCCAACCATTGTTGCAGTAAAACATGCAAATCCTTGCGGAATTGCCAGTGATGAAAGCATTTATACTGCTTATCGTAAAGCTCATGATGCTGATCCAGTCTCTATTTTTGGAGGAATTGTAGTATCAAATCGATCAATAGACGGTGAGACGGCTAAGGAAATGATCAAAACCTTTTTAGAAGTAATAGTTGCACCTTCTTATACCGATGAAGCATTGCAGGTCTTCACACAAAAAAATAATCTTCGTATTTTAGAACTCGCTGATATTACCAGCAACGAACCTGGATATGAAGTTAAAAAGGTATTGGGCGGACTTCTAGTTCAGGAACGAGATACCAAACTTGTTGATGAAATAACAGTTGTGACCTTGCGTGAACCGAGCCAGTCTGAGATGGATGACCTTATGTTTGCCTGGAAAGCTGTAAAAAACACCAAATCAAATGCCATCAGTCTTGCCAAGGACAAGTGCTTAATTGCCAATGGCCCAGGCCAGGTGAACCGGATTGGCGCACTTGAAAATGCTATCCGCCAGGCTGGCGAGCAAGTCAAAGGAGCTGTTATGGCTTCTGATGCTTTTTTTCCCTTTGACGATTGCGTAAAAGCTGCTGCCTCTGCTGGAATCACCGCTATTATTCAACCTGGTGGGGCAGGTCGTGACGAAGATTCCATTAAAGCTTGTAATGAGGCAGGAATTGCTATGGTGTTTACAGGAATGCGCCATTTCAAGCATTCTTAA
- the purN gene encoding phosphoribosylglycinamide formyltransferase, translating into MSLKKIAVLVSGGGTNFQAIIDKIHQKSGEIVLVISNKKDAFGLERGKKAGIEAIFLDPSNFSDQESYDKELVKILQNHGVELVVLAGYMKIITPYFVKAFENAIINVHPALIPSFCGKGYYGMNVHNAVIEYGVKLTGATVHFVNEVPDGGPIIAQKSVVIDEKDNPESIQKKVLMLEHELLPEAVRNFCENRLTISGRTVKLKEKI; encoded by the coding sequence ATGTCTTTAAAAAAAATTGCCGTTTTAGTTTCCGGAGGTGGAACAAATTTTCAGGCAATAATTGATAAAATTCATCAGAAATCTGGAGAAATTGTTCTTGTAATTTCCAACAAAAAAGATGCCTTTGGGCTTGAGCGCGGAAAAAAAGCTGGAATCGAGGCCATTTTTTTAGATCCCTCAAACTTTTCTGACCAGGAAAGCTATGATAAGGAACTGGTAAAAATACTTCAAAATCATGGTGTAGAACTAGTTGTTCTTGCTGGTTACATGAAAATTATTACACCATACTTTGTAAAAGCCTTTGAGAATGCAATCATTAATGTCCATCCTGCACTTATACCATCTTTTTGCGGAAAAGGATATTATGGCATGAATGTCCATAATGCGGTAATCGAATATGGAGTTAAGCTTACGGGAGCAACAGTACATTTTGTAAATGAAGTGCCTGATGGTGGTCCTATTATTGCTCAAAAATCAGTGGTTATAGATGAAAAAGATAACCCGGAGTCAATTCAAAAAAAAGTATTAATGCTCGAACATGAACTACTACCGGAAGCAGTAAGAAACTTTTGTGAAAATCGTTTGACGATTTCAGGCCGAACCGTTAAACTCAAAGAAAAGATTTAA
- a CDS encoding MBL fold metallo-hydrolase, giving the protein MKIYHLHHSGFLIQFEDKTLIFDAFTHIPQQLLRKGIPHYFFVSHQHSDHYTQEIHMTDRVYKPVFILSDDISPVPGSHMISPYQHLSLGGMDIRTFGSTDRGVSFYVSTNSHHIFHAGDLNWWDWNPQKKHHLDLVQEEADFKREINRLKDLPMEIAFIPVDPRLEDSFYKAGKYFNDHFKPKVLIPMHFRDDFSIIKQFKEKIGESNTIIPDFQHRNMLIDIKK; this is encoded by the coding sequence ATGAAAATATATCATCTACACCACAGCGGCTTTTTGATTCAATTTGAAGATAAAACACTCATTTTTGATGCATTCACACATATTCCGCAACAGTTGTTGAGAAAGGGAATTCCTCATTATTTTTTTGTTTCCCATCAACACAGCGATCATTATACTCAAGAAATACATATGACAGATCGTGTTTATAAACCAGTTTTTATCCTAAGTGATGATATTTCGCCCGTGCCGGGCAGTCATATGATCAGCCCATATCAACACCTCTCTTTAGGTGGTATGGATATTAGAACATTTGGTTCAACAGATCGTGGCGTCTCATTTTATGTATCAACAAATAGTCATCACATTTTCCACGCAGGAGATTTGAACTGGTGGGACTGGAATCCGCAGAAAAAACATCACTTGGATCTTGTTCAGGAGGAAGCAGACTTTAAAAGGGAAATTAATCGCTTAAAAGATTTACCAATGGAAATAGCTTTTATACCAGTTGATCCTCGACTTGAAGATTCATTTTATAAAGCCGGTAAATACTTTAATGATCATTTTAAGCCAAAGGTTTTAATTCCGATGCATTTCAGAGATGATTTTTCGATTATAAAACAATTTAAAGAAAAAATTGGAGAAAGCAATACGATTATTCCAGATTTTCAACACCGAAATATGTTAATTGATATAAAAAAATAA
- a CDS encoding late competence development ComFB family protein codes for MIKNYMEDVVDELLPEMLTAYENICKCNRCTEDMKAYALNHLKPAYFVMHKGFLYGKVDEAKMKAKADVISAIETAIKIVSKNPGH; via the coding sequence ATGATTAAAAATTATATGGAAGATGTTGTTGATGAACTGCTGCCTGAAATGTTAACCGCTTATGAGAATATTTGCAAATGTAATCGTTGTACCGAAGACATGAAAGCGTATGCTTTAAATCACCTCAAGCCCGCTTATTTTGTAATGCATAAAGGTTTTTTATATGGGAAGGTAGATGAAGCAAAAATGAAAGCAAAGGCGGATGTAATATCCGCCATTGAAACAGCCATAAAAATTGTCTCAAAGAATCCCGGCCACTAA
- a CDS encoding phosphoribosylformylglycinamidine synthase, with translation MIKRIFVEKKDNFDVEAGALTNTVQNLLNIKSLQSSRILYRYDVEGLTEDQMNEVVNKILSEANVDSVFEDQIKTEESSQIFGISYLPGQYDQHADSAIQCIQIVAGVQVLVKVAKIVILIGDLSQEEFNSIKAYFINPVDSQEAALEPYITLNENVRLPERIGVISGFVDFNEADLEKYRLEEGYAMTKDDIAFVQNYFRDEEKRNPTITELKVIDTYWSDHCRHTTFNTQIESVVFQGEDKISQEMKRAYTAYLNDREDLYGTEKQKPMCLMDLAVMGTKVLKKRGVLQDLDESEEINACSINIEVDHDGVNEDWLLMFKNETHNHPTEIEPFGGAATCLGGAIRDPLSGRSYVYQAMRVTGAWDPRVSVKDTMPGKLPQLKICKEAAAGYSSYGNQIGLATGQVTEIYDPGFLAKRMEVGAVIAAAPKENVIREKPLPGDVILLVGGRTGRDGCGGATGSSKAHTEESILDSGAEVQKGNPVEERKIQRLFRNKNLAAMIKRCNDFGAGGVSVAIGELADSLLIDLDKVPKKYDGLDGTELAISESQERMAVVVDKINVEKFIELGNLENLEVTPVANVTDTGRLIMNWQGQEILNISRNFLETNGADQFIDISVEAIGPMGTTPSNEKNFTIQFEGLLSDLNITSQKGMVEMFDSTIGAGTVVMPFGGKNQLSPMDGMVAKIPVEHGDTTTCSIMSFGYNPEIAKKSPYLGGMMAVIESLSKIVAMGGEYKKARLSFQEYFERLGNEPVKWGRPFAALLGAHEAQKAFETPAIGGKDSMSGSFGELSVPPTLISFAVVPSNVSQIISSEFKKPNTIVQLFKCPTDTDLIPDLNKLKLMYEIIEDEIKSASIISAKVIGGGGLAEAIFKMSAGNSIGVEISPELSLNEIFEKSYGSILIESEKQIKGAQLIGKTTESAEIRFNKETIKIADLIKTWEAPLSEVYPEKIDLDQKVETLSYKKGVTISSKIKTGQPQVFIPVFPGTNCEYDTVKAFERAGAKPVTAIFKNQTIEQIKSSIDEMSELIKTSQIIMIPGGFSAGDQPNGSGKFIASVFRNPQMMDEVMNLIKNRDGLMLGICNGFQALIKLGLVPYGEICELKENMPTLTYNTINRHVSTIPMTRIASNLSPWLANTQVGDIYRIPMSHGEGRFVASDEVLKELIQNGQIATQYVDQDGNATMQGAFNPNGSAFAVEGITSIDGRILGKMGHSERVGIGLYKNIPGLTDQKIFEAGVSYFK, from the coding sequence TTGATCAAACGAATTTTTGTAGAAAAAAAAGATAATTTTGACGTTGAAGCAGGTGCACTGACAAATACTGTTCAGAATCTGCTTAATATTAAATCATTACAGTCTTCAAGAATCCTATATCGTTATGATGTGGAAGGTTTAACTGAAGATCAGATGAATGAAGTTGTCAATAAGATCCTCTCAGAGGCGAATGTTGATTCAGTATTTGAAGATCAGATTAAAACCGAAGAATCATCTCAAATCTTCGGTATTTCTTATCTTCCTGGTCAATACGACCAGCATGCAGATTCAGCGATTCAATGTATTCAAATTGTAGCTGGAGTACAGGTTCTGGTAAAAGTTGCAAAAATCGTTATACTAATAGGTGATCTCTCTCAAGAAGAATTTAATAGCATTAAAGCGTATTTCATCAATCCGGTTGATTCTCAAGAAGCCGCCCTGGAACCATACATAACTTTAAATGAGAACGTTCGTTTACCAGAAAGAATTGGTGTAATTTCCGGATTTGTTGATTTTAATGAAGCTGACCTTGAAAAATACAGACTTGAAGAAGGTTATGCAATGACAAAAGATGATATTGCTTTTGTCCAGAATTATTTTCGTGATGAGGAAAAACGCAATCCGACAATTACTGAATTAAAAGTAATTGATACTTACTGGTCTGACCATTGTCGCCACACAACTTTCAATACTCAAATTGAGAGTGTTGTTTTTCAGGGAGAAGACAAAATCTCGCAGGAAATGAAAAGAGCATATACCGCTTATCTCAATGATCGAGAAGACCTTTATGGGACTGAAAAACAAAAACCTATGTGTTTAATGGATCTCGCTGTAATGGGTACAAAAGTGCTTAAAAAACGTGGAGTACTCCAGGATCTTGACGAATCAGAAGAGATTAATGCCTGTAGTATCAATATAGAAGTTGATCATGATGGCGTCAACGAAGATTGGCTTCTGATGTTTAAAAATGAAACGCATAATCATCCAACAGAAATCGAACCTTTCGGCGGTGCAGCAACCTGTTTAGGTGGCGCCATTCGAGATCCATTATCAGGGAGAAGCTATGTTTATCAGGCGATGCGAGTTACAGGAGCCTGGGACCCCCGTGTTTCAGTAAAAGACACCATGCCCGGCAAACTTCCACAATTGAAAATCTGCAAAGAAGCGGCAGCCGGTTACAGTTCTTATGGTAACCAGATAGGTCTGGCAACTGGACAGGTTACTGAAATTTATGATCCAGGATTTTTAGCTAAACGAATGGAAGTTGGTGCTGTAATTGCCGCTGCACCAAAAGAAAATGTAATTCGTGAAAAACCTTTACCTGGTGATGTAATTTTGCTTGTTGGCGGACGAACCGGACGAGACGGCTGTGGTGGAGCTACTGGATCCTCAAAAGCTCACACGGAAGAATCTATCTTAGATAGTGGCGCTGAGGTACAAAAAGGTAATCCAGTTGAAGAACGAAAGATCCAACGATTGTTCAGGAATAAAAATCTTGCTGCAATGATCAAGCGCTGTAATGATTTTGGTGCCGGTGGGGTATCTGTAGCTATTGGTGAACTCGCTGATAGTTTGCTCATTGACTTAGACAAAGTACCCAAAAAATACGATGGTCTGGATGGAACGGAGCTGGCAATTTCAGAATCTCAAGAACGAATGGCAGTAGTAGTCGATAAAATCAACGTCGAAAAATTTATTGAACTTGGAAATCTGGAAAATCTTGAAGTGACTCCTGTAGCTAACGTTACAGATACCGGTCGTTTAATCATGAACTGGCAAGGACAGGAGATTCTAAATATTTCAAGAAATTTTCTGGAAACAAACGGTGCTGATCAATTTATAGATATATCTGTTGAAGCAATTGGTCCGATGGGCACTACCCCGTCTAACGAGAAAAATTTTACAATTCAATTTGAAGGACTACTAAGCGACTTAAATATTACAAGTCAGAAGGGTATGGTTGAGATGTTTGATTCAACTATAGGAGCTGGTACAGTTGTCATGCCTTTTGGTGGAAAAAATCAACTCTCCCCAATGGATGGAATGGTTGCTAAAATTCCTGTCGAACATGGAGACACCACAACCTGCAGTATCATGAGTTTCGGCTATAATCCGGAAATTGCCAAGAAAAGCCCTTATCTTGGTGGAATGATGGCAGTGATCGAATCACTTTCAAAAATAGTCGCCATGGGTGGAGAATATAAGAAAGCTCGCTTGAGTTTTCAGGAGTATTTTGAACGATTGGGAAACGAACCTGTGAAATGGGGACGACCTTTCGCCGCTCTACTTGGCGCTCATGAAGCTCAAAAAGCATTCGAAACACCAGCAATTGGCGGTAAAGATAGTATGTCTGGAAGCTTTGGCGAACTATCTGTTCCACCAACACTGATTTCTTTTGCAGTAGTCCCATCAAATGTAAGTCAAATCATCAGCAGCGAATTTAAAAAACCCAACACAATTGTACAGCTCTTTAAATGCCCAACTGACACTGATTTAATTCCAGATCTCAATAAGCTTAAATTAATGTATGAAATCATTGAGGATGAAATCAAGTCTGCTTCTATTATTAGTGCAAAGGTCATTGGCGGGGGAGGGCTGGCTGAAGCCATCTTTAAAATGAGTGCAGGAAATAGCATTGGTGTCGAAATTTCACCAGAATTATCTTTAAACGAAATATTCGAAAAGTCTTACGGAAGTATTCTGATTGAATCAGAAAAACAGATAAAAGGCGCTCAATTAATTGGAAAAACAACTGAATCTGCTGAAATTCGCTTTAATAAAGAAACAATTAAAATTGCTGACCTGATTAAAACATGGGAAGCTCCATTAAGTGAAGTATACCCTGAAAAAATTGATCTTGACCAGAAAGTTGAAACCCTTTCTTATAAAAAGGGAGTCACAATTTCTTCAAAAATTAAAACTGGTCAGCCGCAGGTCTTTATACCTGTTTTTCCGGGAACAAATTGCGAGTATGACACAGTAAAGGCATTTGAAAGAGCTGGGGCCAAACCAGTAACTGCGATCTTTAAAAATCAGACCATTGAACAAATAAAAAGCTCCATCGATGAAATGTCAGAACTTATTAAAACATCACAGATAATTATGATCCCTGGGGGCTTTAGTGCTGGTGATCAGCCAAATGGTTCGGGTAAATTTATTGCGTCGGTATTCCGAAATCCGCAGATGATGGACGAAGTCATGAATCTTATTAAAAATCGTGATGGTCTAATGCTGGGTATCTGTAACGGCTTCCAGGCTTTAATTAAACTCGGCTTGGTTCCGTACGGCGAAATTTGTGAACTTAAGGAAAATATGCCTACTCTAACTTATAATACAATTAATCGTCATGTATCTACTATTCCTATGACGCGGATTGCTTCTAATCTCTCACCATGGCTGGCAAATACCCAGGTAGGCGATATTTACCGAATACCTATGTCTCATGGAGAAGGCCGTTTCGTGGCCAGTGATGAAGTTCTAAAAGAATTAATTCAAAATGGACAAATTGCGACACAATATGTTGATCAAGACGGCAATGCAACCATGCAAGGAGCTTTCAATCCAAATGGTTCTGCTTTTGCTGTGGAAGGAATTACCAGTATTGATGGTCGAATTTTAGGTAAGATGGGCCATTCTGAGCGAGTTGGGATTGGACTTTATAAAAATATCCCTGGCTTAACTGATCAGAAAATATTTGAAGCAGGCGTTTCATATTTTAAATAA